One part of the Rutidosis leptorrhynchoides isolate AG116_Rl617_1_P2 chromosome 1, CSIRO_AGI_Rlap_v1, whole genome shotgun sequence genome encodes these proteins:
- the LOC139846975 gene encoding uncharacterized protein, which translates to MASLTPGILLKLLQTMNTNTRVTGDHRSPLLQVIGIVPALAAGSNDLWPNHGFYVSLSDSVNSTYVSLSDRDTDLILNNRLQLGQFVYVDKFEFDTPVPCASGLRPIAGRHPFVGSPEQLIARISSTKQEFVIQTVSDSDASGNPIAAYLSSKKVDGAVNEHKEGRNRQILAPRENVNNIDESTKACEKPPQRFTSPGVKPQRSISAGKKNVVERDPSPAGKVKRSSSPVPSKCVVPSLVVAKEENRKTAREPAIIVPSRYRQPSPNGRKQASPCSRRMSMGSPGRRLSGGVKASPATDSGNKKKIATLAAEISKVSVASSAKSVGSSSKTSRKNWDESPGVTEPKEKSFTKNKPDLQAILKTQAALSRRLSDAHSCDTPPIVEKVKPSSCDTSPMSDIQTTTALGMTLHEKKWTDGSVSLDAVSLDLARLGQNALQRRNQAAVAAAEALQEALASEAMLRSLSMFSNLCSMSKAGNPLPTIDRFMSLYSDVVKATATVRSVIGNHNRDTFHNDAPPTDQSKSLAVWVEAALATDLEVVSLLSKEGIESPPQPKKTTYSQKQSLPETVKSHLMIPSSNLSFSGPWMKGHGMNETLELGISLQKEMQTWFLKFVEESLDAGFQVCGKNSANSSELGPIKVILSQLKRVNDWLDRMISKQDEALTEAVDRLKGKIYRFVIQHVGTTYDNSS; encoded by the exons ATGGCGTCTCTAACACCTGGAATCCTGTTAAAGCTTCTCCAAACAATGAACACCAACACTCGTGTCACCGGTGACCACCGCTCCCCGCTTCTTCAGGTCATCGGAATTGTTCCTGCTCTTGCCGCTGGCTCCAATGATCTCTGGCCGAACCACGGGTTCTATGTTTCACTTTCCGATTCGGttaactcgacttatgtctcgttaTCTGATAGGGACACGGATCTTATACTGAATAATCGGTTGCAGCTTGGGCAGTTTGTTTATGTTGACAAATTTGAATTTGATACTCCAGTGCCGTGCGCGTCTGGATTGCGTCCGATTGCTGGACGTCATCCGTTTGTTGGAAGTCCTGAACAGCTTATTGCTAGGATTTCGAGTACGAAACAAGAGTTTGTGATTCAGACTGTTTCGGATTCGGATGCTTCTGGTAATCCGATTGCTGCTTACTTGTCTAGTAAAAAGGTTGATGGAGCTGTTAATGAACACAAGGAA GGTAGGAACAGACAGATACTTGCACCTAGAGAGAATGTGAATAATATTGATGAATCCACAAAGGCTTGTGAAAAGCCTCCTCAGAGGTTTACCAGCCCAGGTGTTAAACCACAAAGGTCAATATCAGCAGGGAAAAAGAACGTTGTTGAACGGGACCCTTCACCGGCTGGGAAAGTAAAAAGATCATCTTCTCCGGTGCCTTCAAAATGTGTGGTTCCTAGCTTGGTTGTGGCTAAAGAGGAGAACCGAAAGACTGCAAGAGAGCCAGCTATCATCGTGCCGTCTAGATACAGACAGCCTTCACCTAATGGACGAAAACAAGCTTCTCCTTGTTCAAGGAGAATGTCAATGGGATCACCCGGGCGGCGGTTGTCAGGTGGAGTTAAGGCTTCTCCGGCAACAGATTCAGGTAACAAGAAAAAAATTGCAACTTTAGCTGCTGAGATTTCAAAGGTTTCGGTTGCATCATCCGCTAAGTCAGTTGGGTCTTCTTCAAAGACAAGCAGGAAGAACTGGGATGAATCGCCTGGAGTTACAGAACCAAAAGAGAAGAGCTTTACAAAAAATAAGCCTGATCTTCAAGCCATTTTGAAAACTCAG GCTGCGTTATCTAGACGTTTAAGTGATGCACATTCATGTGACACTCCACCCATTGTTGAGAAAGTTAAACCTAGCTCGTGTGACACGTCACCCATGTCTGATATACAAACTACTACAGCACTTGGAATGACTCTTCATGAAAAGAAATGGACTGATGGTAGTGTGTCACTAGATGCGGTTTCGTTGGACCTAGCTAGGCTTGGACAG AATGCTTTGCAAAGGAGAAACCAGGCTGCAGTAGCTGCAGCTGAAGCTTTGCAAGAGGCCCTTGCTTCTGAAGCTATGTTGAGGAGTTTGAG CATGTTCTCGAATCTTTGCTCAATGTCAAAGGCCGGGAATCCTTTACCAACAATTGATCGTTTTATGTCCTTGTATAGCGACGTTGTAAAAGCGACTGCAACAGTCAGATCAGTTATTGGCAACCACAATCGCGACACATTTCACAATGATGCACCACCAACAGACCAATCTAAATCCTTAGCCGTTTGGGTTGAAGCTGCACTAGCCACTGATCTTGAAGTTGTTTCCCTCTTATCAAAAGAAGGAATCGAGTCCCCACCACAACCCAAGAAGACAACTTATTCACAAAAACAATCTTTACCCGAAACAGTTAAAAGCCATTTGATGATTCCATCTTCTAATTTGTCATTCAGTGGGCCATGGATGAAAGGCCATGGAATGAATGAGACTCTTGAGTTAGGAATCAGCTTGCAAAAAGAGATGCAAACATGGTTCTTGAAATTTGTTGAGGAGTCTCTAGATGCTGGTTTTCAGGTGTGTGGGAAGAATAGTGCTAATAGTTCTGAATTGGGCCCCATTAAAGTGATCTTATCGCAGCTTAAGCGAGTTAATGATTGGCTGGATCGTATGATCTCTAAGCAAGACGAGGCGTTGACTGAAGCAGTTGATCGATTAAAAGGAAAGATTTACAGGTTTGTGATTCAACATGTTGGTACCACATATGACAACTCGTCTTGA
- the LOC139883618 gene encoding uncharacterized protein, translating to MVGGGSRKDGPIAISSTNVFAALSSKKKKKSDASSSSSKKGSKNDEEGNEQVFWAPAPLTTKSWADVDDEDDDDYFATTAPPPVWGGGDDGDNVKGNETPVEETESEDEGLVETDDEENDHEPEVLHEEPVIEKMTEVLPPKDTDRQLSKKELKKKELAELEAVLAELGLNETSGKENPDAAQEKVDNQTGAEKKDKNVVPGETKSAKKKKKDKSKDAKEQDVPKEPETEKSIAENKDKAEDLSGVDMKEKLKKMASMKKKKSSKEIDGAARAAASEAAARSARLAAAKKKEKSHYNQQPVR from the exons ATGGTAGGAGGTGGAAGTAGAAAGGATGGTCCAATAGCAATCAGCAGCACTAATGTTTTTGCGGCACTTAGTAGCAAAAAGAAGAAGAAATCAgatgcttcttcttcttcttctaaaaagGGTTCTAAGAACGATGAAGAGGGAAATGAACAGGTTTTTTGGGCTCCTGCACCTTTGACGACGAAGTCATGGGCGGATGTGgacgatgaggatgatgatgattattttgCGACTACCGCGCCGCCACCTGTTTGGGGTGGTGGAGATGATGGAGATAATGTCAAAGGAAATGAAACTCCAGTTGAG GAAACTGAAAGTGAAGATGAAGGCCTTGTTGAAACTGATGATGAAGAAAATGATCACGAACCAGAAGTTCTACACGAGGAGCCAGTTATCGAAAAGATGACTGAAGTTTTGCCTCCCAAGGACACTGACAGGCAGCTTTCAAAGAAAGAACTTAAGAAGAAGGAGCTTGCAGAGCTTGAAGCAGTGCTTGCTGAGTTAGGGTTGAATGAGACCTCTGGCAAAGAGAATCCTG ATGCTGCCCAAGAGAAGGTAGATAATCAAACTGGAGCAGAAAAGAAAGACAAAAATGTGGTTCCCGGTGAGACCAAAAGtgcaaaaaagaaaaagaaagacaaGTCTAAAGATGCAAAAGAACAAGATGTCCCGAAAGAGCCCGAGACTGAGAAGTCAATAGCAGAAAATAAAGACAAAGCTGAAGACTTATCTGGAGTCGATATGAAAGAGAAATTGAAGAAAATGGCTTCCATGAAGAAGAAAAAATCCAGCAAGGAAATTGATGGTGCCGCCAGAGCTGCCGCCAGTGAGGCGGCTGCACGGAGTGCAAGGCTTGCAGCAGCCAAGAAGAAAGAGAAGAGTCACTACAACCAGCAGCCTGTAAGGTAA
- the LOC139883629 gene encoding E3 ubiquitin-protein ligase At4g11680-like: MAVISQEQNNLTDDYPLLIENHENVHFIDVERGSMDASSSQSSVNSPLNGSSHSPHVSTADSGQSSSSGSNASGARQRWSPFNTLLWISIELLFTSVQILAAIIVLYISQGEKPQNPLFAWVVGYASGCTASLPLLYWRYLHRNQATSQRSSQIRQPLSEGNNSPEPNSYITISFAPSSEEETHQPTSSNTSNVQNVPGPNVRLNMFVDHFKMALDCFFAVWFVVGNVWIFGDHSSSADAPNLYRLCIVYLTISCIGYAMPFILCGMICCCLPCIISILGIREDNQIRGASEDSINALPTHKFKLKMTEVKKELDSGVDEGGLLAAGTENERAISGEDAVCCICLAKYTDDDLLRELPCTHVFHTECVDRWLKINATCPLCKSEISSSNGKPSFTEDSHHQQA, encoded by the exons ATGGCTGTTATCTCGCAAGAACAGAACAATCTAACAGATGATTACCCTTTGCTCATTGAGAATCATGAAAACGTGCATTTTATTGACGTAGAAAGAGGCAGCATGGACGCTTCCTCATCTCAATCATCTGTTAATTCTCCTCTTAATGGGTCATCTCATAGCCCCCATGTTTCAACCGCTGATTCTGGTCAATCTTCATCAAGTGGATCAAATGCATCTGGGGCCCGCCAAAGATGGAGTCCGTTTAACACTTTGTTATGGATTTCAATTGAGCTATTATTCACATCAGTACAAATACTTGCAGCTATTATTGTCTTGTATATTTCACAAGGTGAAAAGCCACAAAATCCTTTGTTTGCTTGGGTTGTTGGTTATGCTTCTGGTTGTACTGCAAGTCTTCCACTTTTATACTGGCGTTATCTTCACCGTAATCAAGCTACTAGTCAAAGATCAAGTCAAATTCGGCAGCCACTTTCTGAGGGGAATAATTCACCTGAACCAAATTCTTATATAACAATCTCATTCGCACcttcttcagaagaagaaactcatCAGCCTACGTCTTCAAACACTTCGAATGTACAAAATGTTCCAGGTCCAAATGTTAG GCTTAATATGTTTGTGGATCATTTCAAGATGGCTTTAGATTGCTTTTTTGCTGTTTGGTTTGTTGTCGGAAATGTATGGATCTTTGGTGACCACTCGTCTTCTGCCGATGCCCCAAATTTGTACAG GTTATGCATAGTTTATCTTACAATTAGCTGTATTGGGTATGCCATGCCGTTCATCTTATGTGGAATGATTTGTTGCTGCTTACCATGTATCATTTCGATACTTGGCATACGCGAGGATAATCAAATTAGAGGAGCAAGTGAAGATTCTATTAATGCATTACCGACACACAAATTTAAATTAAAGATGACTGAGGTTAAGAAGGAGCTTGATTCAGGAGTTGATGAAGGTGGACTTTTAGCAGCAGGGACTGAAAACGAACGTGCCATCTCTGGTGAAGATGCT GTCTGTTGCATTTGCTTGGCGAAGTACACAGATGATGATTTATTGAGGGAGCTCCCATGTACACATGTGTTCCATACAGAGTGTGTTGATAGGTGGTTGAAGATAAATGCAACGTGTCCATTATGCAAGTCTGAAATCAGTAGCAGTAATGGGAAACCTTCTTTTACTGAAGACTCCCATCATCAGCAAGCTTGA